A genomic stretch from Elusimicrobiota bacterium includes:
- the ccsA gene encoding cytochrome c biogenesis protein CcsA, with product MKTRFVSLFVALVGVFLAYALVAVGGSSGSSERLFGDLPALAGGRVKPLDSIARNGLLVLSGKQTVHLNERRITATGWLMDMVFRPSLADVIPVFEIDDPDVLGLFGIQQSAQRRYSFLDLQPHLGELQKQAGRAEEVRPERRSRYQGAVLRLWGKVILYWRLQNSLQLADPDAALPGVSKQTQEVLAYETALADRDDPKKLKEAPEATQVIRAFHERYHALAERAEFMPLPVPPESEITWVSYGQALLDWTDRPVLHPGVKALSRLGDAYRAEDTEVFLATVLEYRAWLEKTAPRALIHAHRERMFNEYDPFYKSLVLYVVVCLLVFGSFLRWPTAFRQAGSGILVLAFILHTGGLLARMILQGRPPVTNLYSSAIFVGWGAVFLGILLERMFKNGIGALGAAAIGFLTQIIALHLSAQGDTMEMMRAVLDSNFWLATHVVTVTVGYSSTFLSGALAIGFIVRGLFTKHFTEESAENITRMVYGIVCFSTFFSFIGTVLGGIWADQSWGRFWGWDPKENGALMIVLWNALILHAWWGKIVGRRGLMVLSIFGNVITALSWFGVNMLGIGLHSYGFMDKAFPWIVVFSVSQFILMALGALPVRFWSSPNVVSRS from the coding sequence ATGAAAACTCGTTTCGTTTCCCTTTTCGTGGCTTTGGTGGGAGTCTTTTTAGCCTACGCGCTGGTGGCGGTCGGTGGATCTTCGGGATCCTCGGAACGGCTATTCGGAGACCTTCCGGCATTGGCGGGAGGTCGGGTTAAACCGTTGGATTCCATTGCCCGTAATGGGTTGCTGGTCCTTTCCGGAAAACAAACGGTTCATCTGAATGAGCGACGGATCACGGCCACAGGTTGGCTTATGGACATGGTGTTCCGTCCCTCCTTGGCGGACGTCATCCCCGTTTTTGAAATTGACGACCCCGACGTTCTCGGCCTCTTTGGTATTCAGCAGAGCGCTCAACGCCGCTACAGTTTCCTGGACCTTCAACCGCACTTGGGTGAACTCCAAAAACAGGCGGGTCGGGCCGAAGAGGTCCGTCCGGAACGTCGGTCCCGGTATCAAGGGGCCGTCCTCCGGTTGTGGGGGAAAGTGATCCTTTACTGGCGCCTGCAAAACTCTCTTCAGTTGGCCGATCCTGACGCCGCCTTGCCCGGCGTTTCCAAGCAAACCCAAGAAGTCCTCGCTTATGAAACGGCTCTTGCCGATCGAGACGATCCCAAAAAATTAAAAGAAGCACCCGAAGCGACCCAAGTGATTCGGGCGTTCCATGAACGCTATCACGCTCTTGCCGAACGGGCCGAATTCATGCCCTTGCCCGTCCCTCCGGAGTCAGAGATCACCTGGGTGAGTTATGGTCAGGCGTTGTTGGATTGGACCGATCGCCCTGTTCTTCACCCTGGGGTCAAAGCGTTGTCCCGTCTGGGAGACGCCTATCGCGCGGAAGACACGGAGGTTTTTCTCGCAACCGTTTTAGAATATCGAGCTTGGTTGGAAAAGACCGCTCCCCGCGCTTTGATCCACGCCCATCGCGAACGAATGTTCAACGAGTATGACCCCTTTTACAAAAGCCTCGTGCTGTATGTGGTCGTTTGCCTGTTGGTTTTCGGTTCGTTCCTTCGTTGGCCCACCGCGTTCCGGCAGGCGGGGTCGGGGATTCTTGTTCTCGCGTTCATCCTTCACACCGGGGGTCTTTTGGCACGAATGATTTTACAAGGGCGACCCCCCGTGACGAACCTCTACTCCTCCGCGATTTTCGTTGGGTGGGGAGCGGTGTTTCTTGGCATCCTTTTGGAACGAATGTTTAAAAATGGAATTGGGGCCCTGGGGGCCGCCGCGATTGGATTTTTGACACAGATCATTGCCCTTCACCTCTCCGCGCAAGGGGACACCATGGAGATGATGCGCGCGGTGTTGGATTCCAACTTTTGGCTGGCCACCCATGTGGTGACGGTGACGGTCGGTTACAGTTCCACTTTTCTTTCGGGCGCGTTGGCGATTGGGTTCATTGTCCGCGGTCTTTTTACCAAACATTTTACAGAAGAATCGGCCGAAAATATAACCCGGATGGTTTACGGGATTGTTTGTTTCAGCACATTCTTTAGTTTCATTGGAACCGTCTTGGGGGGCATTTGGGCGGACCAAAGCTGGGGCCGGTTTTGGGGTTGGGACCCCAAAGAAAACGGAGCCCTCATGATTGTTTTGTGGAACGCCTTAATTCTTCACGCGTGGTGGGGGAAAATCGTGGGACGACGCGGTTTGATGGTCTTATCCATCTTCGGTAATGTGATTACGGCCCTCTCCTGGTTCGGTGTGAATATGTTGGGGATCGGCCTCCACTCCTACGGGTTCATGGACAAAGCCTTTCCGTGGATTGTCGTGTTTTCTGTTTCCCAATTTATCCTGATGGCGTTGGGTGCCCTCCCTGTTCGGTTTTGGTCCTCTCCGAACGTCGTTTCTCGTTCTTAG
- a CDS encoding cytochrome c biogenesis protein ResB, with protein sequence MGSIELTVAILGLMMVLIFFGTIHQVQLGTWLAQKKYFSSWFIFYEFNGGGLLPVFPGGYTLGLLWLLNLVASHTARVLWEWRRVGLLLTHVGLFVLVLGQGLTQMMARESQMAIEVGQTASYSESYRDAELAVIDTSASTGDVVRAIPAALLKSQKRIQHPDLPFVIEVKQFFPNAVLGRGGKTLATLGVGVGINVVEAPRVTSDEFMDNVSAFVEIHGGEKSLGVWLVSMGIGAPQTFVFDGKTYRLEMRLERTYYPFTLHLKHFTHDRYPGTEIPKNFASLLHLKDVERGEDRDVLIYMNHPLRYRGLTFYQASFGKGDQLSVLQVVDNPIWLTPYVACVLVSLGLGWQFLGGLLRFRRKKT encoded by the coding sequence TTGGGTTCTATCGAGCTGACGGTAGCAATTTTAGGTCTGATGATGGTGTTAATTTTTTTTGGCACGATTCATCAAGTGCAATTGGGCACATGGTTGGCTCAAAAGAAATATTTTTCCAGTTGGTTTATTTTTTATGAATTCAATGGAGGGGGGCTCCTCCCGGTTTTTCCTGGGGGATACACCCTGGGGCTCCTCTGGCTTCTTAATTTGGTTGCTTCCCACACGGCACGGGTTCTCTGGGAATGGCGACGGGTGGGGTTGTTGTTGACCCACGTGGGTCTATTTGTTTTGGTTTTGGGGCAGGGGCTTACCCAAATGATGGCGCGGGAAAGCCAGATGGCCATTGAGGTGGGCCAAACCGCCTCTTATTCCGAAAGTTACCGAGACGCGGAACTGGCGGTGATCGACACGTCCGCGTCGACCGGCGATGTGGTTCGCGCCATTCCCGCCGCCCTGTTAAAATCCCAAAAGAGAATTCAACACCCAGACCTCCCCTTCGTCATTGAAGTAAAACAATTTTTCCCGAACGCTGTTTTGGGCCGTGGGGGAAAAACATTGGCCACCCTGGGCGTGGGGGTGGGGATCAACGTGGTGGAGGCCCCCCGTGTCACCTCCGACGAATTCATGGACAACGTATCCGCTTTTGTTGAGATCCACGGGGGAGAGAAAAGTTTGGGGGTCTGGCTCGTTTCCATGGGGATCGGTGCGCCACAAACTTTTGTGTTTGACGGAAAAACCTACCGGTTGGAAATGCGTTTGGAGCGCACCTATTATCCCTTCACGTTGCATCTTAAGCACTTCACTCATGACCGCTATCCGGGGACGGAAATCCCGAAGAATTTTGCCAGCCTCCTTCATCTGAAAGACGTTGAACGGGGAGAAGATCGGGACGTTCTCATCTACATGAATCATCCCCTCCGTTATAGAGGACTTACCTTTTATCAGGCCAGTTTCGGGAAGGGAGACCAACTCTCGGTCTTGCAAGTCGTTGACAATCCCATCTGGTTGACACCCTATGTGGCGTGTGTGTTGGTTTCTCTGGGATTGGGGTGGCAATTTTTGGGTGGTCTCCTTCGATTTCGAAGGAAGAAAACATGA
- a CDS encoding response regulator encodes MKKVLVIEKDTVTARRMNALWEVAGYEGRVATDLSRAAFEACQWKPDLITLNMDGLEMEGREVLLQLQSRPQTSRIPVVLFSNKQKTAIPEALRLGVRTVVEKSIRFDELLEKTPGFSPVTTP; translated from the coding sequence ATGAAAAAAGTTTTGGTTATTGAAAAGGATACGGTGACTGCTCGCAGGATGAACGCGCTCTGGGAAGTCGCCGGGTATGAGGGGCGTGTGGCCACTGATTTGAGTCGAGCGGCATTTGAAGCCTGTCAGTGGAAACCGGATTTGATCACGCTCAATATGGATGGACTTGAGATGGAGGGGAGGGAGGTCCTTCTCCAACTGCAATCACGACCCCAAACCAGCCGAATCCCGGTGGTCCTGTTTTCCAATAAACAGAAAACCGCCATCCCGGAAGCCCTTCGTCTCGGGGTCCGCACTGTGGTGGAGAAGTCCATTCGTTTTGATGAACTTCTTGAAAAAACGCCGGGCTTTTCTCCGGTTACAACCCCCTGA
- the atpC gene encoding ATP synthase F1 subunit epsilon — MSKRISLSIVTPERPTWEGDVDALVVPAHEGQLGILPGHAPLLAQLHPGTVVIRQKGEEPRLLAVSGGFVEVTAAGVSLFAETAEMAEEIDAERARQSAEKAKAVLKHSHEEKLDSGAIAALERALARLRAAEAVARRRPPRSSASNPNNK; from the coding sequence ATGAGTAAACGAATTTCTCTTTCCATCGTTACCCCGGAACGCCCCACATGGGAGGGCGACGTGGACGCCTTGGTTGTTCCCGCCCATGAGGGGCAGCTGGGGATTCTTCCCGGGCATGCTCCTTTATTGGCGCAGCTCCACCCCGGAACGGTGGTGATTCGTCAAAAGGGCGAAGAGCCCCGCCTTCTGGCGGTGTCCGGAGGGTTCGTGGAAGTGACAGCGGCGGGGGTTTCCCTTTTTGCTGAAACAGCCGAAATGGCCGAGGAAATCGATGCGGAACGCGCCCGCCAATCGGCGGAAAAAGCAAAAGCCGTTTTGAAACACAGTCATGAAGAAAAACTGGATTCCGGGGCCATTGCGGCCTTGGAAAGAGCCCTCGCGCGACTCCGCGCCGCCGAAGCGGTGGCCCGACGTCGCCCTCCCCGTAGTAGCGCCTCCAACCCGAACAATAAATAA
- the atpD gene encoding F0F1 ATP synthase subunit beta codes for MNVGKVVQVIGPVVDAEFPAGGLPAIYNAVKIKVEVDGAKGETRELTAEVALHLGDNTVRLITLGPTDGLRRGAVAEDTGAPISVPVGKACLGRLMNVLGEPKDYRGEISAKETFPIHRPTPAFTDQETTPHIFETGIKVIDLLEPYMKGGKVGLFGGAGVGKTVVIMELINNVAKQHGGVSVFGGVGERTREGNDLWLEMQQSKLSDGNTVLSKTVLVYGQMNEPPGSRLRVALTALTQAEYFRDREGQDVLLFIDNIFRFTQAGSEVSALLGRMPSAVGYQPTLSTEMGELQERITSTKKGSVTSVQAIYVPADDLTDPAPANAFAHLDATTVLSRQISELGIYPAVDPLDSTSRILDPKIVGEEHYATARAVQRILQRYRDLQDIIAILGIDELSEDDKILVARARKIQRFLSQPFHVAEQFTGIPGRYVTLKETIRSFREMVDGQWDHLPEQAFYMVGGIDEVVEKAKTLQ; via the coding sequence ATGAACGTCGGAAAAGTGGTGCAAGTCATTGGGCCCGTGGTGGACGCTGAATTCCCGGCCGGGGGCCTGCCGGCGATCTACAACGCGGTCAAAATTAAGGTCGAAGTCGACGGAGCCAAAGGGGAAACCCGAGAACTGACCGCGGAAGTCGCTTTGCATTTGGGTGACAACACGGTGCGACTCATTACGTTGGGACCTACGGATGGGTTACGCCGGGGTGCCGTGGCGGAAGACACTGGGGCGCCGATCTCTGTCCCGGTGGGTAAGGCTTGTCTGGGGCGTCTCATGAACGTGTTGGGTGAACCGAAAGATTATCGAGGGGAGATCTCGGCGAAAGAAACTTTTCCCATCCATCGCCCGACTCCGGCGTTCACAGATCAAGAGACCACCCCGCACATTTTCGAAACGGGGATTAAGGTGATTGACCTTCTGGAACCCTACATGAAAGGGGGCAAAGTTGGTTTGTTTGGTGGTGCGGGTGTGGGAAAAACCGTGGTCATCATGGAACTGATCAATAACGTGGCCAAGCAACACGGAGGCGTTTCCGTGTTCGGAGGCGTGGGGGAACGAACACGAGAAGGAAACGATTTGTGGTTGGAAATGCAACAATCCAAACTTTCCGACGGAAACACAGTCCTTTCCAAGACCGTCCTGGTTTATGGCCAAATGAACGAGCCCCCGGGGTCCCGTCTTCGTGTGGCCTTGACGGCACTCACGCAGGCGGAATATTTTCGTGATCGAGAAGGACAAGATGTTTTACTTTTTATCGATAACATTTTCCGGTTTACCCAGGCGGGGTCTGAAGTCTCTGCTCTTCTGGGCCGGATGCCATCGGCCGTGGGGTATCAGCCCACGTTGTCAACCGAAATGGGTGAACTTCAAGAAAGAATTACGTCCACCAAGAAAGGGTCGGTCACCAGCGTGCAGGCGATCTATGTCCCGGCCGACGACTTGACCGATCCCGCCCCGGCCAACGCTTTTGCCCATTTGGACGCGACCACCGTTCTTTCTCGGCAGATCTCGGAACTGGGAATTTATCCCGCGGTGGATCCTTTGGATTCCACGAGCCGCATCTTAGATCCCAAAATTGTTGGGGAAGAACATTACGCCACCGCCCGTGCGGTTCAGCGGATTCTCCAACGCTACCGCGATCTTCAGGACATCATTGCTATTTTGGGAATTGACGAACTCTCGGAAGACGATAAGATTCTTGTCGCGCGAGCGCGGAAAATTCAGCGGTTTCTTTCCCAACCCTTCCACGTGGCCGAACAGTTTACAGGCATTCCCGGGCGGTATGTGACGCTGAAAGAGACCATCCGGAGTTTCCGTGAAATGGTGGATGGTCAATGGGATCATTTGCCTGAACAGGCGTTCTACATGGTGGGGGGCATCGACGAAGTTGTTGAAAAAGCTAAAACGTTGCAATAA
- the atpG gene encoding ATP synthase F1 subunit gamma yields MPSLRELRRKVKSVKSTQQITKAMKMVAAARLRRAQGRILGARPFANKMTDLLADVLWQVADSNGDGILNANELQHPLLYGNPQGPRGLLLITADRGLCGGFNTSLIKKSLEFLRENKEESVELMTVGRKARDYFRRVGAKIRHEYVGIFNQLTYSQAELIGQDAMNFFIKERAKDVTLVYTEFKSAIQQNVVATTLLPLTPPVRPVESQRTAPFIYEPARAQLLEALFPRYLKAQVFRSLLESYSSEMGARMTAMENASKNAQELIAGLTLTANKIRQAAITKEISELVGGAEAAMQ; encoded by the coding sequence GTGCCCTCTCTGCGCGAACTCCGTCGTAAAGTGAAAAGCGTCAAGTCGACGCAACAGATCACCAAGGCCATGAAGATGGTGGCGGCGGCCCGACTTCGGCGGGCCCAAGGACGCATCTTGGGAGCGCGGCCTTTTGCTAATAAAATGACAGATTTATTGGCGGACGTTTTGTGGCAAGTGGCCGATTCCAATGGGGATGGGATCCTGAATGCTAACGAATTGCAGCATCCGTTGCTCTACGGAAATCCCCAGGGTCCGAGGGGCCTTCTCCTGATCACGGCGGACCGTGGTTTGTGCGGAGGGTTCAACACCAGCTTAATCAAGAAAAGTCTGGAATTCTTGAGGGAAAATAAGGAAGAATCAGTGGAGTTGATGACCGTGGGTCGGAAAGCCCGGGATTATTTTCGACGGGTGGGCGCAAAAATTCGTCATGAATACGTGGGGATTTTTAACCAGCTCACCTACAGTCAAGCGGAATTGATCGGTCAGGATGCCATGAATTTTTTTATTAAGGAACGGGCGAAAGACGTGACCTTGGTGTATACAGAGTTTAAGTCGGCGATTCAACAAAACGTCGTGGCGACCACTCTCCTCCCCTTGACGCCCCCGGTCCGACCGGTGGAATCCCAGCGGACCGCGCCGTTTATTTACGAACCGGCGCGAGCCCAGCTCCTCGAGGCTCTTTTTCCTCGCTACTTAAAAGCCCAGGTGTTTCGATCTCTCCTGGAATCTTACTCTTCTGAAATGGGCGCCCGGATGACCGCCATGGAAAACGCGTCCAAGAACGCCCAGGAATTAATCGCTGGACTGACTTTAACGGCCAACAAGATTCGTCAGGCCGCGATCACGAAGGAAATCTCCGAGCTGGTGGGTGGCGCGGAAGCCGCGATGCAATGA